The following proteins are co-located in the Ketogulonicigenium robustum genome:
- a CDS encoding type VI secretion system-associated protein TagO: MFAIAPNITLAQNTNPATCHHRTTDTERLLCYDAVTKYEPPVSSTQAISPEPAAGDDEVSGDQWRVSSRGSMLDNRTDVFLSLESLNTRGNSIGRPERASLYLRCFENRTAVLLMFNQYISDAQNVRFKLDDGPVRNLWMNEVNGSDGLISRSGGPSIEFIKGLLDKDQLVVSFNSYSSNGLEFSFDISGLRRHAGQVASACNWSI, encoded by the coding sequence ATGTTTGCCATTGCACCCAATATAACTCTTGCTCAAAATACAAATCCAGCAACCTGCCATCATCGAACAACCGACACGGAGCGGTTGCTTTGCTACGACGCGGTCACAAAATATGAACCGCCAGTATCTTCGACTCAGGCCATTAGCCCTGAGCCGGCGGCCGGCGATGATGAAGTGTCGGGGGATCAGTGGCGCGTTTCTTCGCGAGGATCCATGTTAGATAACAGAACCGACGTTTTTCTCTCGTTGGAAAGTCTTAACACTCGAGGAAATTCAATCGGAAGGCCAGAACGCGCTAGTTTGTACTTACGGTGCTTCGAGAACCGAACTGCGGTTTTGCTGATGTTTAATCAATACATAAGTGATGCGCAGAATGTGCGCTTTAAACTTGACGATGGTCCCGTTAGGAATCTGTGGATGAACGAGGTCAACGGAAGTGACGGCTTGATATCAAGGTCAGGCGGCCCCTCTATCGAGTTCATAAAGGGCCTCCTTGATAAGGATCAGCTAGTTGTGTCCTTCAACAGCTACTCTTCAAATGGGCTGGAGTTTTCGTTCGATATCTCTGGGCTTCGGAGGCACGCGGGACAAGTTGCAAGCGCCTGCAATTGGTCGATTTGA
- a CDS encoding helix-turn-helix transcriptional regulator, whose amino-acid sequence MENTWFNRLEEAIRSDDRSMREISLAAGKGPNYVQQLLKNKKHPGAGNLTKLIEILGLNAGDLGEDETAIIAVPGRVGAGDEVFLTDDHAKGDGLYHIQCPPMLSPHGIVAVEVQGSSMEPNFFDGDVLFYTRMTADGVPTEAIGKRVVAETSDGRAWVKQLKPGTAPGLFHLLSLNPTGANMHDVQVKWAAPVRLHLPKEFVKKA is encoded by the coding sequence ATGGAAAACACCTGGTTCAACCGCCTCGAGGAGGCCATTCGGTCTGATGACCGCAGCATGCGCGAAATCAGCCTCGCCGCAGGCAAAGGCCCAAATTACGTTCAGCAGCTTTTGAAAAACAAAAAGCACCCCGGCGCGGGCAACCTGACCAAGCTCATAGAGATCTTAGGACTGAACGCCGGAGACTTAGGGGAAGATGAAACCGCCATTATCGCCGTCCCCGGCCGCGTCGGCGCTGGTGATGAGGTGTTCCTCACAGATGACCACGCCAAAGGTGACGGCCTCTATCACATCCAATGCCCGCCTATGCTGTCGCCGCACGGGATCGTGGCCGTGGAAGTTCAGGGCAGCAGCATGGAGCCGAACTTCTTTGACGGCGATGTGCTGTTCTACACCCGCATGACGGCTGACGGCGTGCCCACAGAAGCGATCGGCAAGCGCGTCGTGGCAGAGACATCCGACGGGCGCGCATGGGTCAAGCAGCTCAAGCCCGGCACGGCGCCTGGGCTTTTCCATCTGCTATCGCTGAACCCGACCGGCGCGAACATGCACGATGTTCAGGTCAAGTGGGCCGCGCCGGTGCGGCTCCACCTGCCGAAAGAGTTTGTGAAAAAGGCCTAG